In one Sandaracinaceae bacterium genomic region, the following are encoded:
- a CDS encoding peptidylprolyl isomerase, with product MRRLVPLLALSLLAVGCSRSAEPSTDPEDLPRLRSASNAGSNEAPPERVAPPRREPPPRREPPPAPPAQAVETGDQRAPDTFTVRLDTTKGPILIDVTRAWAPHGADRFYTLVREGYFEDIAFFRVIEGFMAQAGLHGDPAVNTRWRERNIPDDPVVQSNTRGMVSYAMAGPGTRTTQFFISFTDNSRLNSMGFAPFGRVRDMAVVDRLHAGYGEGAPRGRGPIQGRIQSEGNAYLRRDFPDLDYIRSASIVED from the coding sequence TTGCGTCGACTCGTCCCGCTCCTCGCGCTCTCGCTCCTGGCCGTCGGCTGCTCTCGCTCGGCCGAGCCCTCGACGGATCCGGAGGACCTCCCGCGCCTGCGCTCCGCGAGCAACGCTGGCAGCAACGAGGCGCCGCCCGAGCGCGTCGCCCCGCCTCGCCGGGAGCCGCCGCCTCGTCGGGAGCCGCCGCCTGCGCCGCCCGCCCAGGCCGTCGAGACCGGCGACCAGCGCGCGCCCGACACGTTCACGGTGCGCCTCGACACGACGAAGGGGCCGATCCTCATCGACGTCACGCGCGCGTGGGCCCCGCACGGCGCGGACCGCTTCTACACCCTCGTGCGCGAGGGCTACTTCGAGGACATCGCGTTCTTCCGCGTCATCGAGGGCTTCATGGCGCAGGCGGGCCTCCACGGCGATCCCGCCGTCAACACCCGCTGGCGCGAGCGGAACATTCCGGACGATCCGGTCGTGCAGTCGAACACGCGCGGCATGGTCAGCTACGCCATGGCGGGCCCGGGCACCCGGACCACGCAGTTCTTCATCAGCTTCACCGACAACTCGCGCCTGAACTCGATGGGCTTCGCGCCCTTCGGCCGGGTCCGGGACATGGCGGTGGTCGATCGGCTGCACGCCGGGTACGGCGAGGGCGCGCCGCGCGGCCGCGGGCCGATCCAGGGGCGCATCCAGAGCGAGGGCAACGCCTACCTGCGGCGTGACTTCCCGGACCTCGACTACATCCGCTCGGCGTCGATCGTCGAGGACTGA